The Ipomoea triloba cultivar NCNSP0323 chromosome 13, ASM357664v1 genomic interval TCGTCAATTCCCTTATTCGTTCCGACAGCAGGCAAGAACATTTTAGGAGCAAATGGTTTTTCAATTGGTGAGGCACCTTTGGAAGGATTCAGGAAAATGGATTTTCGGGGTTGGGTTTCTGATCCTAGTTTATTACGCATTCTCCGTATAGGTCCAACTGATCCATAACTGCTTTCAAACACATCATTCTTTGTCCTCACCTGAATTTTTGACAAtacaaagtaaaaattaaaaagggatACACTTTGCAAGTTATTAAATGACAAAACTACAGCAGCCATGATAAGATTACCTGCCCATACGTAGACATTTGAGACTGTTGAAAAGTCTTTGCAGAAAGGTCAAGGCACCTGCTATCACCTTGTGGCTAAAAACATATGAAGGTAAAAGAATCATTCATTGTACAACAAAACAAGTATCAGAAGTTTTAGCTAAACTAGACTACAAACCTTGGTTCTAGACTTCGATAATAAAGTTCTAGAATATGGAGTCCTGGGAAAATCATGGAGCCCAAATCTGCTTCTCTGATTCTGGGGTGTACTGTAGCCCTGCTGCTCCCGCACCATGCTACCAGGCCAACAAGGTTCTGGTTTTGATGAAGGCAATGCAAGATATGATTTATATGAATTTTCTGGATCTCGTTTCTCCTTGGTTATAAAATGAGGCCCAGGGCTTTGATCTGGCATTCTGCTTCCCATATAAGCTCTTGCAACATCTATGGGTGAAGCACCAACTTCATCTTGCACCTGAAGAGTCAAGTATTCAAACATCATCCTCTATTGCTTTATCCACAAGAATGtgtatgtttaaaaaattacttttggGTCTTCAGTGGCCAATGATAAATTTAGCTGAAAATATAGACATGTACAAATATTATCTATTTATCTGCATCAACTTTAATTCAAGCAGGCCAGCCAAATATGTGTGTGTCCAGAGACAGAACAGTTAACGGAAGCAATTGACTCACATTTCTTTGGGGCAGGGGTGTCAAAGGTCCAAGTAGAGCTCTGTTCACATCTTCCTGTCTTCTTTCTGTTAATCTTCTTGGCGTGTCATGCAAAAGAAGAGCCTCTTCAGTGTCTCTTTCCACTGTCATGCTTGGTTTCTCCTTTTCTTGCTCAATGGTAACTTTCGATTTCAAAATCTCAGTCAAACGAGTTATTTCCTCCCTGCATAGCAATGAGGACCAGTTTAATAACAAGCAGAACCAAGAGCTCAAATGAAACAATATTCATTGATATTcgataaagaaaattttgatgAGTGTAACCTAGAACTCATTGAAACAAGTAAACTGATAATTCATTCTCAAATGGATAATGACTTAACTGAAACCTTACATTAACTGCAACATGTGGAGCAAAGAACATGCCAAAACTGCAACATGTGTAATGGAATGAACGAGAAATGTATTGATACtatctaattaaattatttggcctaatgaaaataaatttcattttcatttttgatggCCATCATTATTCCTTCTATGTTACATGAAGGGAAAACTGAACTAAAATAGAAAAAGGATTCCCAAAGAATCACGATCCTGACGGCATTAACATACCAATTGTAAGAAAGGAATAAGAGATTGAAATTTGTGATTCCACTCCATAATACCCATATACCATTGTTTCTAATTAGGACCAATCAACAATATGAGGAAACTAAGATTGATCAGTGGCCAGGCACAGAACTGATAGGTTGGCAAACTTCCTTCCATGCACCCAGCACCCCCCTTACTCTATAGGAGTTAGGTCGGCAGTTTTACCCAAAGCAACTCATTAACACCAAAACTTAAACCTCTACTTTGGTTCTCACTTCCTTTATGCATGGTGGATGGGAGGGTGCTTTTGTACCTAAAACAagtctctcctctctctctctctctagacaCAGAcacataaataaacaaaaacactTTCCCCAAGATAATATTACTCAACTAAAGTTCATAGTTATCACGGCGCCCTGTTAAGTCGCGGCGCCTCCCGACCGCCTTGTCGCCTAGGCGTTGCCTAGGCGACAAgttaaaaaatactatatatatataaacaattaaacatataaattgtacTGCACCTGCCCACTGCCTAGCCTACTGCTCACTGCCCACTGCCGCCCTAGCCTACTGCCCACTGCCCCTGCCCACTGATATTATTAACCAAAGAAGTGGCAGTCTGGCAGTTTATAACCCAAATCCATAGGAAGACAAACAGTCGCAGATGGagaaaaccaaagaaaatggagaagaaagaagaagaggaaagaagaagaaagaaggatgACTCAGGCGGTGGGAGGGCGACGCCGGTAGGAGGGCGACGGTGACGGCGATGGGCGATGGCTGTGGGAGGGCGACAGCGATGGCTGTGGGAGACATTAGTCGACGCACTAGATCTGaaatcctttcttcttctctcttcttattaggtcaaactttttttttaaaaataaaattactaaaaatggGTNAAATATGTGTGTGTCCAGAGACAGAACAGTTAACGGAAGCAATTGACTCACATTTCTTTGGGGCAGGGGTGTCAAAGGTCCAAGTAGAGCTCTGTTCACATCTTCCTGTCTTCTTTCTGTTAATCTTCTTGGCGTGTCATGCAAAAGAAGAGCCTCTTCAGTGTCTCTTTCCACTGTCATGCTTGGTTTCTCCTTTTCTTGCTCAATGGTAACTTTCGATTTCAAAATCTCAGTCAAACGAGTTATTTCCTCCCTGCATAGCAATGAGGACCAGTTTAATAACAAGCAGAACCAAGAGCTCAAATGAAACAATATTCATTGATATTcgataaagaaaattttgatgAGTGTAACCTAGAACTCATTGAAACAAGTAAACTGATAATTCATTCTCAAATGGATAATGACTTAACTGAAACCTTACATTAACTGCAACATGTGGAGCAAAGAACATGCCAAAACTGCAACATGTGTAATGGAATGAACGAGAAATGTATTGATACtatctaattaaattatttggcctaatgaaaataaatttcattttcatttttgatggCCATCATTATTCCTTCTATGTTACATGAAGGGAAAACTGAACTAAAATAGAAAAAGGATTCCCAAAGAATCACGATCCTGACGGCATTAACATACCAATTGTAAGAAAGGAATAAGAGATTGAAATTTGTGATTCCACTCCATAATACCCATATACCATTGTTTCTAATTAGGACCAATCAACAATATGAGGAAACTAAGATTGATCAGTGGCCAGGCACAGAACTGATAGGTTGGCAAACTTCCTTCCATGCACCCAGCACCCCCCTTACTCTATAGGAGTTAGGTCGGCAGTTTTACCCAAAGCAACTCATTAACACCAAAACTTAAACCTCTACTTTGGTTCTCACTTCCTTTATGCATGGTGGATGGGAGGGTGCTTTTGTACCTAAAACAagtctctcctctctctctctctctagacaCAGAcacataaataaacaaaaacactTTCCCCAAGATAATATTACTCAACTAAAGTTCATAGTTATCACGGCGCCCTGTTAAGTCGCGGCGCCTCCCGACCGCCTTGTCGCCTAGGCGTTGCCTAGGCGACAAgttaaaaaatactatatatatataaacaattaaacatataaattgtacTGCACCTGCCCACTGCCTAGCCTACTGCTCACTGCCCACTGCCGCCCTAGCCTACTGCCCACTGCCCCTGCCCACTGATATTATTAACCAAAGAAGTGGCAGTCTGGCAGTTTATAACCCAAATCCATAGGAAGACAAACAGTCGCAGATGGagaaaaccaaagaaaatggagaagaaagaagaagaggaaagaagaagaaagaaggatgACTCAGGCGGTGGGAGGGCGACGCCGGTAGGAGGGCGACGGTGACGGCGATGGGCGATGGCTGTGGGAGGGCGACAGCGATGGCTGTGGGAGACATTAGTCGACGCACTAGATCTGaaatcctttcttcttctctcttcttattaggtcaaactttttttttaaaaataaaatctctcTTCTTATTaggtcaaactttttttttaaaaataaaattactaaaaatggGTTGGGTTTGCGGGTTGGACGCAGGGTCGGCGTCCATGGCGCCCGCCTGCGACGCCTTGGACGCAGGGTCGGCGTCCATGGCGCCCGCCTGCGACGCCTGGCCGACGCCGGAGCTCGCCTCCCGTTTTCAGGCGAGGCGAAGCCTCCCGGCGTCCTGTCTCCACCGACAGGACGCCAAGGCGTCGCCTAGTCGACGACTAGGCGACGCCGTGATAACTATGCTAAAGTTACATAAAAAGTATCCCCCTTCTACAAGCCAACACCATCATCATTTCATCATAATGCATTGCTGTTACTACTCTCAAACAAAAAGGAAAGAAGAGAATAATTCAAACAGCCAACTTAATCATAACTTGACCAgcaaaaaaacataagtttcaCCTATTCCAAAGGATTTATACTTTATTTGTTCTAGTCCAAGTAAGATTACTAAACTAGAGACTGATGCTGCAGTTTTAGAGTGTAGTATAAAGATAATACTAAATCTTCAAccaaaataacaacaacaacaacaacaataataataataatcttaatAATACATAGAGCTGGTAAAGTGCTCAAAAGAAAGCATAAGCAGCAATAATACCAGTACCTAGAAAATGTTTTCCCTTTCATCAGCTGCTCAATTCTGGAAATCTCAGAATCATCATGTGAGTTGTCTTGTATCTCCTGCCCCAGCTTTTCATCTTGAGACATTCTCTTCTCTTTATCTAATAGTTCATTAGGATCCTTCCTTTCAGTAGATTTGAATATTACAGACTgcataaacataaatttgaacattttttacaGGATTCTTTCAACTACAGAGAAGTCATCTAAAGAACATCCACCAGAAGGGCAGTAAAGCAAGAATTAGCATCTTTTCCTGTTAAATATTTGGAGTCAATTTTTGAACAGTTTAAGAAAGTATTCAAAATACTacccaataaaaaaataatcctAGCTATTCAACTACTAGTAATCCTGGCAGCGGGAAATTAGATATCAGTTAAAAGATTTTATTTAACTATCTAATTCATTATTACAGTTGTAGATTGTGATTATAAGAATCTCCTGTgtgcaaaaaaataattatcatattggTATCCATTGTTTAACTCTCCTAAAGAGGAATCATCATTCATCTCTTCAAAAATTCTTGAAGCACAAACAAGATTCATTTCCATGGTTATTCATTTCAGTTATAGAAGACCATAATAAGCTTTGTATCAACAATCTAACTTGTCCTAAGTAGTACTCCTATGTTCCATGTTTAAACATTACCCATTCCTTTTGTAGGCCATCCTAAAATTATGTCCActgtttttaataatattttattatacaaGACACTTAAAGTAATGGATCACAATTGGTCCATTGTGCACTCATGAAGTAAGAAAAGAAGACCTTTCCATATGGCCCTTATCATCACATTCACATGTGGTGTTATGTTGAGTTCCTCAAACCTTAAAGTATACATAAGGTGAAATGTGCCCATCCAGAATGGAATACAGTACTGTAgtattaattataatgtaaTTAGTATTCAACTACAGTCAACTATTTCTTGATTATGATGTGTGGTCttcaacaccaaaaaaaaaaagaaagatagtTCTCCTAATGCCCTTCAAACCTACAGCAAAGAGAAATATACCTAAGGCTGTTTCATTGGGTTGGGAGGTAAGTAAAAACATTGGCTGTTAGGTTTCATGAATCTAAAACCACCAAAAAGATTTAGTAAAAGCTTACACTTGAAGTGCACTTCTCTTCATCCTTTGCACTCAGTATCACCTCCTCATCTTCTGTATCTGACCAAAAAGGCATACCAAGTTTGACAATGGGAA includes:
- the LOC116002355 gene encoding uncharacterized protein LOC116002355, which gives rise to MEAKTAAAEPLYNDRDRERGGGGKFKKPASRKPPASPYARPLAVPARRGGWLAKLVDPAYRLISGGAARIIPSFLTRDSSIAPPLLPVAESNDTEDEEVILSAKDEEKCTSSSVIFKSTERKDPNELLDKEKRMSQDEKLGQEIQDNSHDDSEISRIEQLMKGKTFSREEITRLTEILKSKVTIEQEKEKPSMTVERDTEEALLLHDTPRRLTERRQEDVNRALLGPLTPLPQRNVSQLLPLTVLSWFCLLLNWSSLLCREEITRLTEILKSKVTIEQEKEKPSMTVERDTEEALLLHDTPRRLTERRQEDVNRALLGPLTPLPQRNVQDEVGASPIDVARAYMGSRMPDQSPGPHFITKEKRDPENSYKSYLALPSSKPEPCWPGSMVREQQGYSTPQNQRSRFGLHDFPRTPYSRTLLSKSRTKPQGDSRCLDLSAKTFQQSQMSTYGQVRTKNDVFESSYGSVGPIRRMRNKLGSETQPRKSIFLNPSKGASPIEKPFAPKMFLPAVGTNKGIDETIGTSKSNIVDHAVPTETTRIMLEHFNRHKPTPREKADELKLATDWKKPSWADVSDARPNGSVNLPVFRESQVLKTTELGTTTSFKDGDNGKGIVQMNSGDNSLGVDKATTGVNTRAPVLKTDANAGPSLFTQNSDSQFKGFLSDSSIPSSHKGSIGTNIGPRGTVPNWSFQQQSNGQNASTLSNPLSSKPAKELPAHTSGTKPTLPAIAISKPDLGRGIFSDNGLGFTFPVPVSSGTLSEPPTPSMPSSATKVASNPEEPSAVPSYSFGMKKSSPPLVFSFPSTSSTPLITDPSNIKFNFGTDEKPRLSFSAAGKPALGEAHLVTLVGKAA